From the genome of Pseudomonas helvetica:
GGGCACTGACGATGTCTTCACTGGGAAAGTAAGACGCCCAGTCTTCCTTGCGTTCGACAATAATAACCAACTGACTGGAGGTTCTGGCAGCCTCTGATAAATAAGTTGCTTTGGTTATTGCTGTCGGTAAACGTTGCTCCGATACTTCACGCCAATGACCTTGTAGCGCTGACATAGTGATTGATCCGTTGGAGAACAAGACCTTTCCTATTAAGCACGAAGTTTTTCGAAAGTCCCGTTTCGTTACACAACTTTTACGGTGGTCATATGAATCTTGTCTTTCGCCTTGCAGCACCGGCTGACCTGGCAGCACTCCTGAAACTTGAGCAGCAATGTTTCACCAGCGACCGGCTTAACCGCCGTAACTTTCAGTGGATGATTAACCGGGCTCACGGGCAGTTGATCATCGCCGAGTGTGCGGATCAATTGCTCGGATACGCCTTGGTGCTGTTTCACCGCCGCACTTCGCTGGCGCGGCTGTACTCGATTGCCACCTCGGTTCAGGCCCGCGGTACTGGTCTGGGCAAACAGCTGTTGGAGCGAATCGAGGCTTGTGCGCTGGAGCATGACTGCACCTGTCTGCGACTGGAGGTGCGTATCGACAACCCGGTAGCGATTGCGCTGTATGAACGTAACGGCTACCGGCGTTTTGCGTTGATTCACGACTACTACGAGGACCATGCCGATGCCTTGCGGCTGGAAAAACGTATCAGCTCAGCCAGCGCCTGCCATACGCTCAATAACTGCTGGTGTCCGAATCTCGGGATGGCGACTTGGGCGCACTATACGGTTTGACTGTACCCGGCGCAGTACCGCTGCGCGGATAGCCATTGCCAATCCCGCCGTTTTCGAGGGTCGGTGGGCGGGGAACCGGCACGGTGTTCGGCCCGCGAATAACCGGTGCGCTGGGCTGGGTGCCCTGCATGCTGTTGGGATTTACCCGGCGAATCGGGCTGTTGTAGGGGTTATCGGAGTTGTCAGGGAGATTCTGGGCCAGCAGGGCCGGATGCTCCACCGTGGCAGCCAGCATGCCAATGTCTGCGCCGGCCTGGGTCAGAGTGCCAAGCAAGCCACTCAACGCCAACGCACTGGTACCGAGCACAAACCTGTTCATGGTGGAGTTCCTCCAGTACATGCAGATAGGGTCTTCGATAACACGCTACGCGCAGGATTCATCCCTGGGAAGATAATACTCCAGCGCAGATGTCACACCGATTGAGCGTATTGCAGACTCGCCCGAAACCTCAACGCCGCGCCAGCAAAGGTTGCTGGCGCAATGGTCGTGCTCAGATCAATACAATAATGGCCAGCAAACCGCCGAAAATCGCCCACTTTTCCAGGTAGTAACGCGTCCGGTTGCGCTTTTTCAGTTCTTTACCGCGCAGACGGATCTTGTAGATTTTTCCGAAAAACCGGTTTATGCCACCGGTTTTATCGCCCGCATCGTTTGGCGCGCCAGCAGCGGACATCACATTACGGCTGAACCAGCGATTGAACGCTGTGGCCCAGCGGTATTTCAGCGGGCGCTCGATGTCGCAGAACAGAATGATGCGGTTTTGCTGGGTGGTGTTCTCGGCATAGTGAATGTAAGTCTCGTCAAACATCACCGCCTCACCATCACGCCAGTGGTAGCGCTCGCCGTCGACGTCGATGTAGCAACCCTCATCGTTCGGCGTGTCCAGACCCAGGTGGTAACGGTACGAGCCGGCATACGGGTCACGGTGGCGGACCAGTTTCGAACCCGGTGGCAATTCGGCGAACATCGCCGCCTTGATCGAGCCAATGCTTTGTACCAGCTCCGTGGTACGCGGGCAGAGCTTGGTGGCCGATGGGTGGCTGTCGCCATACCACTTCAGATAGAAGCGCTTCCAGCCGGTTTTGAAGAACGAATTGAAGCCCACATCGTCGTATTGGTCCGAGCGTTTGATCTCCCCTGCCCTGAGCAGATTTTGGCCTTCGGCGCGAATTTCCTGCCAATTGGCCTGCAAGGGGCTCAGGTCCGGGAAGTCGGCCGGATTCAGATAAGGCTTGTTGGGGATTTTCGAAAACAGGTACAGGAAGCAGTTGACCGGCGCCAGAAAGGTCGAATGATCACTCAATTGGCGACTCAGTTTGTGCCGGATGCGACCACGTAGATGCACATACGCAATGGATAAAACGTAGAGGGAGACAATGATGAGTTTCACGGGAATTCGTCACAGTTCAGAAGAGTACATGCCGCGCGCCACAAACCTGATTTGAACGCAGCGTCCGAGATCCAACGATCAAGCGAATCGGTCAAGCACGGGAGTCTGAGCAGAAAGCTAGCTCATGGCCACCGGGGCGTATTTTAGTCATACTTTGTAATCAAAGGTTAACCTACATTTGTGAAAAACTGTGGAGGCGTTGTGCCAGAAACGCGCCTGCTCAGCTCAGCGAGACGCAAGACATCATTGAGAGCTGCGATGATCGTCTCAATAGACGTATGCCTGCTGGCTCAAATCATACGCAGACTGAAAATCCCTCCCTCGGTGTCCTGCCGACCGAACGAAAGCCCCTCTGTCGCCTCAAGATTTCCTACCGCTGCGTCGCGACCTCCACAAAGGGGTTCGCGATAGCAAATTCAGACCGCTCCTTCTGCAGCCCTGTCATTACTCGACTAGGCTATTAATCGCCACAGGAGCCAAAGCCATGGAAGACCGGAGCCCGATCAATTTCGCGCTCCATAATCTAAATCCAACGCAGCGTGTATGCGGCGACGGAGCTACTACCGGTCCGGTGCTGGCAAAATATATTGAAAATTGGAGGGAGCCATGAGCAATAGCGTCGCCACCGGCGAGCCACCTGAAGCCATCCGTCTCATCATCAAGGTTTATGCCGGCCTGCTGCTCGCGGGGTTTGCGTTTATTCCGGCCTACCTGATCAGCTACTTGTACTTCTTTCAGGACCCCACCCTTCTATTCGAGAACCACGCGTTCCATATCATTGCGATCACGGCAGCCACCCTGGAAGGCTTGTTTGTGACTTACGTGACGTGGCGCTGCTATCAGTCATCGGGAGAGCCGCTGCTGCGATGGATGACGCTTGGTTTTCTCGGTTTTGTACTGATCTATGCATTGCATGGTGCGTTCACCGGGCTCGCACATCACAATATCTGGCTCTTCCTGCTTTATGGACCGGCCTCTCGACTGGTCATGTCGATACTGCTGCTGGTCGGAATGCTGTCGTACCACCGCCCACCTGATGCTGCGGACCGCCGAATGCAGCCCCGCCGGTGGTTGACCTGGAT
Proteins encoded in this window:
- the lpxO gene encoding lipid A hydroxylase LpxO, which produces MKLIIVSLYVLSIAYVHLRGRIRHKLSRQLSDHSTFLAPVNCFLYLFSKIPNKPYLNPADFPDLSPLQANWQEIRAEGQNLLRAGEIKRSDQYDDVGFNSFFKTGWKRFYLKWYGDSHPSATKLCPRTTELVQSIGSIKAAMFAELPPGSKLVRHRDPYAGSYRYHLGLDTPNDEGCYIDVDGERYHWRDGEAVMFDETYIHYAENTTQQNRIILFCDIERPLKYRWATAFNRWFSRNVMSAAGAPNDAGDKTGGINRFFGKIYKIRLRGKELKKRNRTRYYLEKWAIFGGLLAIIVLI